In a single window of the Rhineura floridana isolate rRhiFlo1 chromosome 3, rRhiFlo1.hap2, whole genome shotgun sequence genome:
- the CTDSP2 gene encoding carboxy-terminal domain RNA polymerase II polypeptide A small phosphatase 2 isoform X2, protein MESRSIITQVQRDEALVLSKQVLVSKSSPKKPRGRNIFKALFCCLRAQNVGQSGCGGEHGPQKEETSTIAKIPGACLLPEVTQQDQGRICVVIDLDETLVHSSFKPINNADFIVPVEIEGTTHQVYVLKRPFVDEFLRRMGELFECVLFTASLAKYADPVTDLLDKCGVFRARLFRESCVFHQGCYVKDLSRLGRDLRKTLILDNSPASYIFHPENAVPVQSWFDDVADTELLNLIPIFEELSEAEDVYTSLGQLRAP, encoded by the exons TCTTGGTGTCCAAATCCTCCCCAAAGAAGCCTCGTGGCCGGAACATCTTCAAGGCTCTCTTCTGTTGCCTTCGTGCACAGAATGTCGGGCAGTCAGGCTGTGGTGGAGAGCATGGCCCACAGAAGGAGGAGACCAGCACCATTGCCAAG ATTCCTGGGGCATGTCTTCTCCCTGAGGTGACTCAGCAAGACCAGGGCCGAATCTGTGTGGTGATTGATCTGGACGAGACCTTAGTGCACAGCTCTTTCAAG CCAATCAACAATGCTGACTTCATAGTGCCTGTTGAAATAGAGGGGACAACCCATCAG GTGTATGTGCTGAAGAGGCCCTTTGTAGATGAATTCCTGAGGCGGATGGGAGAGCTGTTTGAGTGTGTGCTCTTCACTGCCAGCCTGGCTAAG TATGCTGATCCAGTAACTGACCTGCTAGACAAGTGTGGAGTCTTCAGAGCCCGCCTCTTCCGAGAATCATGTGTGTTCCACCAGGGCTGCTATGTTAAGGACCTCAGCCGGCTGGGTCGTGATCTACGCAAAACCCTGATCTTGGACAATTCTCCTGCCTCCTACATCTTCCATCCAGAGAATGCG GTGCCAGTCCAGTCTTGGTTTGATGACGTGGCGGACACTGAACTGCTGAACCTGATCCCTATCTTTGAGGAGCTGAGTGAAGCAGAGGATGTTTATACCAGCCTTGGCCAGCTGAGGGCACCCTAA
- the CTDSP2 gene encoding carboxy-terminal domain RNA polymerase II polypeptide A small phosphatase 2 isoform X1 has translation MESRSIITQVQRDEALVLSKQVLVSKSSPKKPRGRNIFKALFCCLRAQNVGQSGCGGEHGPQKEETSTIAKSDLLQCLQYQFYQIPGACLLPEVTQQDQGRICVVIDLDETLVHSSFKPINNADFIVPVEIEGTTHQVYVLKRPFVDEFLRRMGELFECVLFTASLAKYADPVTDLLDKCGVFRARLFRESCVFHQGCYVKDLSRLGRDLRKTLILDNSPASYIFHPENAVPVQSWFDDVADTELLNLIPIFEELSEAEDVYTSLGQLRAP, from the exons TCTTGGTGTCCAAATCCTCCCCAAAGAAGCCTCGTGGCCGGAACATCTTCAAGGCTCTCTTCTGTTGCCTTCGTGCACAGAATGTCGGGCAGTCAGGCTGTGGTGGAGAGCATGGCCCACAGAAGGAGGAGACCAGCACCATTGCCAAG TCTGATCTGTTGCAGTGTCTTCAATACCAATTTTACCAG ATTCCTGGGGCATGTCTTCTCCCTGAGGTGACTCAGCAAGACCAGGGCCGAATCTGTGTGGTGATTGATCTGGACGAGACCTTAGTGCACAGCTCTTTCAAG CCAATCAACAATGCTGACTTCATAGTGCCTGTTGAAATAGAGGGGACAACCCATCAG GTGTATGTGCTGAAGAGGCCCTTTGTAGATGAATTCCTGAGGCGGATGGGAGAGCTGTTTGAGTGTGTGCTCTTCACTGCCAGCCTGGCTAAG TATGCTGATCCAGTAACTGACCTGCTAGACAAGTGTGGAGTCTTCAGAGCCCGCCTCTTCCGAGAATCATGTGTGTTCCACCAGGGCTGCTATGTTAAGGACCTCAGCCGGCTGGGTCGTGATCTACGCAAAACCCTGATCTTGGACAATTCTCCTGCCTCCTACATCTTCCATCCAGAGAATGCG GTGCCAGTCCAGTCTTGGTTTGATGACGTGGCGGACACTGAACTGCTGAACCTGATCCCTATCTTTGAGGAGCTGAGTGAAGCAGAGGATGTTTATACCAGCCTTGGCCAGCTGAGGGCACCCTAA